One Malus domestica chromosome 11, GDT2T_hap1 genomic region harbors:
- the LOC103422623 gene encoding probable calcium-binding protein CML21, translating into MGAVVGKSENARRFSIHETKLEAKMVEAMQRRAAKGSIMKSFNNLILKFPKIDESFRNCKAIFEQFDEDSNGMIDQEEMKKCFYKLEVSFTDEEIDDLFEACDINEDMGIKFNEFIVLICLVHLLKDDNKAVHTKLQLGLPEMEATFETLVDAFVFLDKNKDGYVSKSEMVEAINETTTGERSSGRIAMKRFEEMDWDKNGMVNFKEFLFAFTRWIGIDDLEDEDED; encoded by the exons ATGGGGGCTGTAGTGGGAAAGAGCGAAAATGCTAGAAGGTTTTCGATACATGAAACGAAGCTAGAGGCCAAAATGGTCGAAGCTATGCAGCGCAGAGCAGCTAAAGGAAGTATTATGAAATCATTTAACAACCTCATCTTGAAGTTTCCGAAGATTGACGAGAGCTTCAGAAATTGCAAGGCTATTTTCGAGCAATTTG ATGAGGATTCGAATGGCATGATCGATCAAGAAGAGATGAAAAAGTGTTTCTATAAACTGGAAGTCTCTTTTACAGACGAGGAGATCGATGATCTCTTCGAGGCATGCGATATTAACGAGGATATGGGAATCAAGTTCAACGAGTTCATCGTTCTTATTTGCCTCGTTCATCTTCTCAAGGATGATAACAAAGCCGTTCACACT AAATTGCAATTGGGGTTGCCGGAAATGGAGGCCACATTCGAAACATTGGTAGATGCATTTGTGTTCTTGGATAAGAACAAGGATGGTTATGTCAGCAAGAGCGAGATGGTCGAGGCCATTAACGAAACTACGACAGGGGAACGTTCTTCCGGGCGAATAGCCATGAAAAGATTTG AAGAAATGGACTGGGATAAAAACGGAATGGTGAACTTCAAGGAGTTTCTATTTGCGTTTACTCGATGGATCGGCATTGACGATCTTGAGGACGAGGATGAAGACTGA